A stretch of Telopea speciosissima isolate NSW1024214 ecotype Mountain lineage chromosome 11, Tspe_v1, whole genome shotgun sequence DNA encodes these proteins:
- the LOC122644914 gene encoding uncharacterized protein LOC122644914, with protein sequence MGPEILQVAQEKVLLIQMRMKAAQDRQKNYADAKRKELKFLVGDNAFLKIAPMRGVIRFGKRGKLSPRFIGPFEVLRYVADLSHILSYEPLQLKADLSYEETPIQILDHKQQVLQNRTISYVKGLWNNHGIQEALWEKEGEMQMEYPHLFDDSGKF encoded by the exons ATGGGACCTGAAATTCTACAGGTAGCTCAGGAAAAGGTACTGCTTATTCAGATGCGAATGAAGGCAGCACAGGATAGACAGAAGAACTATGCTGATGCTAAAAGGAAAGAGCTAAAATTCTTAGTAGGGGACAATGCATTCTTGAAGATTGCACCAATGAGAGGCGTCATCAGATTTGGCAAAAGGGGAAAGCTTAGTCCCAGATTTATTGGTCCATTTGAGGTCCT GCGGTACGTAGCAGATCTTTCACATATCCTGAGCTATGAACCATTACAACTGAAAGCAGATCTATCTTATGAAGAGACTCCCATTCAAATCTTGGATCATAAGCAACAAGTTCTACAAAACCGCACCATCTCTTATGTGAAAGGTCTCTGGAACAATCATGGTATCCAAGAGgctttatgggagaaagaaggtgagaTGCAGATGGAATATCCCCATTTGTTCGACGATTCAggaaaattttga